The following coding sequences are from one Diospyros lotus cultivar Yz01 chromosome 7, ASM1463336v1, whole genome shotgun sequence window:
- the LOC127806897 gene encoding transcription factor MYB36, producing MGRAPCCDKANVKKGPWSPEEDAKLKDYIEKYGTGGNWIALPQKIGLKRCGKSCRLRWLNYLRPNIKHGGFSEEEDNLICSLYISIGSRWSIIAAQLPGRTDNDIKNYWNTRLKKKLLGRRKQSNTNPKSAPNHEDPKDTNEQDNSSSSSLSPTALERLQLHLQLQCFQNPLSFYNNPALWPKMHPLQEKMIQSLQLLKESSNPLLPRQLGQEFPVTTSLKRDQIENNFMNGMSSNSESSIAFSTGTNLLNSSINVTNSDAMEYAGLSQPVSTFQAELDAFLGNKPIGFSPQQDLIVEDFDCFKEMDSSKDGLIWWSNEPDPKSASPSSWNSSSALHSEGMYQGYGLGYSLE from the exons ATGGGTAGAGCTCCATGCTGTGACAAGGCCAACGTGAAGAAGGGTCCATGGTCTCCTGAAGAAGATGCAAAGCTCAAGGATTACATTGAGAAGTATGGTACTGGTGGCAACTGGATCGCTCTTCCCCAGAAGATTG GGCTTAAGAGATGTGGAAAGAGTTGTAGACTGAGATGGCTGAATTACTTGAGGCCTAACATCAAGCATGGTGGATTctctgaagaagaagacaacctCATCTGCAGTCTCTATATAAGTATTGGGAGCAG GTGGTCCATAATTGCCGCTCAATTGCCCGGGAGAACTGATAATGATATCAAAAACTACTGGAACACTAGGCTGAAGAAGAAGCTGCTAGGAAGACGGAAGCAGTCCAACACAAACCCTAAATCAGCACCAAATCATGAGGATCCAAAAGATACGAACGAGCAAGATAACTCGAGTTCATCATCCTTAAGTCCCACAGCTTTAGAAAGGCTTCAGCTCCATTTGCAGCTTCAATGCTTCCAGAACCCTTTGTCTTTCTACAACAATCCTGCACTGTGGCCCAAGATGCATCCCCTCCAAGAAAAGATGATCCAAAGCCTCCAACTCCTGAAAGAAAGCTCAAATCCTTTGTTGCCTCGTCAACTGGGACAAGAATTCCCAGTAACAACCAGCTTAAAAAGGGATCAAATAGAGAATAATTTTATGAATGGCATGTCATCTAATTCGGAAAGTTCCATCGCCTTCAGTACTGGAACCAATCTGCTGAACTCATCCATCAATGTGACAAACTCAGATGCAATGGAGTATGCAGGATTATCTCAGCCAGTTTCAACTTTTCAAGCTGAGCTTGATGCCTTTCTTGGCAACAAACCAATTGGGTTTTCACCGCAGCAGGATCTAATAGTCGAAGACTTTGATTGTTTTAAAGAGATGGATAGTTCGAAGGACGGCTTGATTTGGTGGTCCAATGAGCCTGACCCAAAATCAGCTTCCCCAAGTTCTTGGAATTCTTCTTCTGCCCTTCACTCCGAGGGGATGTATCAGGGTTATGGATTAGGCTACAGCCTAGAGTAA